In Patescibacteria group bacterium, the sequence AATTAAATCTGGTTTAGCTAAAATCACATCCAGGTATTTTTCTTTATTCGCGAGAGCAACGGGGTTATGTTGCATAGCTTTTTACTGTGTTAATTTCCTAAGACGTAGTGCTGGAAGAGTTGGCTATTTTTTTTGATATCATGGTTAGTAAAAAACACTCTTTGGGCGTTAGTGACTAATCTCTGAGCCAGAGCAGTATCACCAATAAGCTGGCGGATGGCATTTTGGAGAGCGGTAATATTTTCTTCGTCGACCACCGCGGCAAAATCATTTTCTTTAGCATATTTAACGAGATGGCTTGTCTCCGGGGCATGAATTAAAATTGGCCGGCCGGCGATCAAAAAATCAGTCAGCTTCCCAGGGGTCGCCGTATTGATAATATCAGGACTTTGTGTCTGCCAGGACAAAGGAATAAATAGAATATCGGCTTGACTTTGGATTTTAGGCATCTCGCTGCCGGGCGCTACGTTGTATTCAATTTTAGGGCTCGCAATCCCCAGAGCTTTGAGATATTCGGGTGGACTGGGAGAATAGATTTTGAGCCGAACATCAATATCGGTGAGTTGATCTAAAGCAGTGATGAGATTCTTTAGGCTGCGGGTTTGAGCCCAGTAAACGTTGCCGGTAAACAAAATATAATAAGGCGGCTGGTGCGGGATAATCGGTGTTTGCAGCTTTAAATAAGGGTCCGGATTGGTTGAATTATGAATCACGACTATTTTGTCAGCCACTTTTTGGCCGTACCGGCGCCGATAAAATTCTTTGGTTTCCTGGTTAGTCACCATAATTTTTTGAGCGGCTTTGATTAGACGAGGCTCAAAAATTGTCGCCAAAATTTTGCCAGTTAGGGGTAAAAGATTGCCTTTATAAATATCAAACAAATAAATGTAAAATGGGATCCCGGTGGCACGGTGGATATAGTAAGTCCCGACCATGGCCGGACCGTAATCGGAAAAACCGATCATCAGGTCGCTCTGATCATCTTTAATGGCACGGCGGCCGTGCCGAATAATTAAGGGAATTTGTCCTAGAATAAGCGGAGCGGCAATCAGAGCTTTCACTAAACTGTTACGTTTTAAAAAGCGCTTTAACTTAGCTACCAAGTCCATTTTGACGGCAGCTGACAGGGGGGCTTTCACCCAAGCCGGGAATAAAAAAGTTTTACGTAAGAATTTCTTAAGCTTAACCATCGGGTTGATCGCTACTTCCGAGGGTGCCACTTCTTGGTGTTGCCGGGTAGTGGGAGTAGCGGTGAGATTGTCATAAAAAATATATTTTCCAGGTAACCAAGTGCCGATTTTAGCAGAAATATTATCAATATTATAAAAACTGGTCAAAATCGTGTAAGATTCCGGCGGGAAGGTTTCTAGTAAATTAGCCATAAAGCGAGGGGCTCCGGCCAAGAGCGGCGGCGCGTACGAGGAAACCAAGAGAATTTTTTTATTTTGATTAGTCATCGTGTTAAACTCTACCTCGGCGGTATTCCCGGTATTTTCTGACTAAATACCTGACCGGATAAGTGATTTTAAATCGCTTGATCATTTGGATGAATTTATGCCAGCGGTATTTTTGTATGCTGAACTGGTATTTGGGGGGTAGGTCTATCAATCTGGTCGTGCTGTGTGAGTTGGTAAATACGAAAATGCCTCTTCCTAACCGGTATGAATCTACTTGAATTTGCAGCGCAAAACCGAATTTGTGAGCTGCCGAAGAGATCATCTCCTTCTGTTCCATAGGAGCTTCAAATACAATCAAATCTCCGGCATGAAAAATGTTTTGGAGGGACTGTTCTTTATTTTTAGCATGGTGGAGAACGTTTAATACCAAAACGATATCGTAAGGCTGCTCAACAGTAAAATCGTCCATATCACCCTCATGAAAAGTGGCTCGGGCATTTTTTAACCAGCCGATGCGACGAGCTATATCGAGAGAAGGTAAACTATGATCTATTCCGACGACTGCTTTAGCGCCCGCTTCCTCAGCTTTAAAACTAAAAAATCCATGGAAACAGCCGATATCTAAAACGGTTTTCCCGGTGAAGTCAATAATAGACGAAAGCCGGTTCCAGGTCTGAGCGCTGTCCGAATAACCCTTAAGCTGCACTCCTGATGGCAATTCGATATCCTGATAGAATTTATCATGCTCCATGTCTACCAAATCTGATAGTAGTAACAGTTCTTGCCAACGTTGAGGAAAAGTTTTTTTAGTAACGGGTGGGAAAGTGGGGTCAGTCGTATCAATCAGGATAGGGTCGGGATCCAGCACAATTATCCCCAGAAATTTTGCCTCGATCTCTTCTTTTAGCATGGCATTAGTTTTTTGCAGGGGCGGATACAGGGGATCCGCTTTAGCCTTAGCTAATTGGCGCTGACGCAAAATATGCGGAGCAGCGAAGCAGAGACACAAACTCACATCGGCATCCAGTTTTTCGGCTAGATGAGCTATGGTTAAGTGAGAGCGTTGCTTGGTTGATAATTCTACTGAGGGCAAGTTGTAGAAGATATAACCATCTAGCACAAACGAGTTGCCCGGACTGTTTTGTATGATAACAGTGAGCTTGTCTATCAATCTGGCACAAGCATTCTGAGTATCGCTGTAGTCAAACAACATATCAAAATCCAAATAAGTTGCTTGATGCTCTTTGGCGTAGCGTTTCGCGAATTGGGTTTTCCCCGATCCGGATTCACCCACAACTATTAATAATTTATTTTTCATCTTTTACGCGAGAATATTGATTTGTCGAAATCTTGATTTACTATGAGTGCCAGAGTAGATTGTTGATAGGTATTCAGG encodes:
- a CDS encoding glycosyltransferase; translated protein: MTNQNKKILLVSSYAPPLLAGAPRFMANLLETFPPESYTILTSFYNIDNISAKIGTWLPGKYIFYDNLTATPTTRQHQEVAPSEVAINPMVKLKKFLRKTFLFPAWVKAPLSAAVKMDLVAKLKRFLKRNSLVKALIAAPLILGQIPLIIRHGRRAIKDDQSDLMIGFSDYGPAMVGTYYIHRATGIPFYIYLFDIYKGNLLPLTGKILATIFEPRLIKAAQKIMVTNQETKEFYRRRYGQKVADKIVVIHNSTNPDPYLKLQTPIIPHQPPYYILFTGNVYWAQTRSLKNLITALDQLTDIDVRLKIYSPSPPEYLKALGIASPKIEYNVAPGSEMPKIQSQADILFIPLSWQTQSPDIINTATPGKLTDFLIAGRPILIHAPETSHLVKYAKENDFAAVVDEENITALQNAIRQLIGDTALAQRLVTNAQRVFFTNHDIKKNSQLFQHYVLGN
- a CDS encoding methyltransferase domain-containing protein, yielding MKNKLLIVVGESGSGKTQFAKRYAKEHQATYLDFDMLFDYSDTQNACARLIDKLTVIIQNSPGNSFVLDGYIFYNLPSVELSTKQRSHLTIAHLAEKLDADVSLCLCFAAPHILRQRQLAKAKADPLYPPLQKTNAMLKEEIEAKFLGIIVLDPDPILIDTTDPTFPPVTKKTFPQRWQELLLLSDLVDMEHDKFYQDIELPSGVQLKGYSDSAQTWNRLSSIIDFTGKTVLDIGCFHGFFSFKAEEAGAKAVVGIDHSLPSLDIARRIGWLKNARATFHEGDMDDFTVEQPYDIVLVLNVLHHAKNKEQSLQNIFHAGDLIVFEAPMEQKEMISSAAHKFGFALQIQVDSYRLGRGIFVFTNSHSTTRLIDLPPKYQFSIQKYRWHKFIQMIKRFKITYPVRYLVRKYREYRRGRV